The Clostridia bacterium genome contains a region encoding:
- the dnaN gene encoding DNA polymerase III subunit beta produces the protein MKIITTKSSLLESINIVQKAVPSKTTLPILEGILFEAKNGKLKLTATDLEIGIETLSNVDVIEPGKVVLSSRIVGDIVRKLPDADIEIETAGGNLVYIKSERSNFKIVTLPHDEFPELPVVKKENGITLSQNLLKDTIKQTIFAVSSDEVRPILTGVLFDVDGEKLTMVALDGFRMAVKWNGIINDNSFKAVIPGKTLLEIGKILNENENPINIYFSKNHIQVQIEDTIIISRLLEGEFINYKQIIPSEYKIKVKVSSSKLMEACDRAALFARDSSNNMIKFEINDDIMVITSNSQNGDVHEELKIQKEGNDIEIAFNAKYFIDVLKVIEGEEITIEFTTNVSPSIIRPGDNTGYLYLVLPARFKKNN, from the coding sequence ATGAAAATAATTACTACAAAATCTTCTCTCCTGGAAAGCATAAATATAGTTCAAAAAGCAGTACCGTCAAAAACTACTTTACCAATTCTAGAAGGTATTCTTTTTGAGGCTAAAAACGGAAAGCTGAAGCTAACAGCAACAGATCTGGAAATAGGAATAGAGACACTATCAAATGTAGATGTAATAGAGCCCGGTAAAGTAGTGCTATCCTCCAGAATAGTTGGAGATATTGTTAGAAAGCTTCCAGATGCAGATATAGAGATAGAAACAGCAGGGGGAAACCTGGTATATATAAAAAGTGAACGGTCAAATTTTAAAATTGTTACTCTTCCTCATGATGAATTCCCAGAGCTTCCAGTAGTAAAGAAAGAAAATGGAATTACTCTTTCCCAAAATCTTCTTAAAGATACTATAAAGCAAACAATATTTGCCGTATCATCAGATGAAGTAAGACCTATACTTACAGGAGTACTTTTTGATGTAGATGGTGAAAAACTTACAATGGTAGCTCTTGACGGCTTTAGAATGGCTGTAAAATGGAACGGAATAATAAATGACAACAGCTTTAAGGCAGTTATTCCAGGAAAAACTCTTTTAGAAATAGGTAAAATACTGAATGAGAATGAGAATCCTATAAATATTTATTTTTCGAAAAATCACATTCAAGTCCAAATTGAGGATACAATAATTATATCAAGACTCCTGGAAGGAGAATTCATTAATTATAAACAGATAATACCATCAGAATACAAGATAAAAGTAAAAGTATCTTCAAGCAAACTTATGGAAGCTTGTGACAGAGCTGCTTTGTTTGCCAGAGACTCCAGCAATAATATGATTAAGTTTGAAATAAATGATGATATTATGGTTATTACGTCAAACTCTCAAAATGGTGATGTTCATGAAGAACTGAAGATTCAAAAAGAAGGAAACGATATAGAAATAGCTTTTAATGCAAAATATTTTATAGATGTGCTAAAGGTTATTGAAGGTGAAGAAATAACAATAGAGTTTACTACAAATGTAAGCCCAAGCATAATAAGGCCAGGTGACAATACAGGATACTTATACCTTGTACTTCCGGCAAGGTTCAAAAAGAATAATTAA
- a CDS encoding RNA-binding S4 domain-containing protein — translation MREVKIATEFIKLDQFLKFESLVGSGGEAKNIIKDGMVKVNGSIETARGKKLHKGDTVEVFSKVIKII, via the coding sequence ATGCGAGAAGTAAAGATAGCTACAGAATTTATAAAACTGGACCAGTTTTTGAAATTTGAGAGTCTTGTTGGATCAGGCGGAGAAGCAAAAAACATAATAAAAGATGGAATGGTGAAGGTCAATGGAAGCATTGAAACGGCTAGAGGCAAGAAGCTTCATAAAGGAGATACAGTAGAAGTTTTTAGTAAAGTAATTAAGATAATATAA
- the recF gene encoding DNA replication/repair protein RecF — translation MYIKRVNLKSYRNYPTLEIELGKGVNIFYGQNAQGKTNIIESIYMASTGKSHRTQKDSELIMWNCDNAKIKIEFQKENDEKTVEIYLNKSLKKQIKLNGVRISKIGELIGNLNTVIFSPDHMKVIKEGPVERRRFMDIILSQVKPGYYYNLVQYLKVLEQRNNLLNEARKNGSLLKTIDIWNEQLADFGTKIIMTRHYFVDKICSMAAETHERISNGKEKLELKYKSSIDYLDCSENEIKKAFIDALEKSVSIDLKRGATHKGPHRDEIMFYINENEVKTYSSQGQQRTALLSLKISELKYMENETGELPILLLDDVFSELDTERQKYLVDFIKNIQTIITCTDVEYLEKLKLEGSKVYEVVDGMVIKV, via the coding sequence TTGTATATTAAAAGGGTTAATTTAAAAAGTTATAGAAATTATCCGACTCTTGAAATAGAATTAGGTAAAGGGGTTAATATATTTTATGGTCAAAATGCACAAGGAAAGACAAACATTATAGAATCCATATATATGGCCTCAACCGGTAAGTCGCATCGAACACAGAAGGATTCGGAGCTTATTATGTGGAATTGCGATAATGCCAAAATAAAAATTGAGTTTCAAAAAGAAAATGATGAAAAGACAGTAGAAATATATTTAAATAAAAGTTTAAAAAAACAAATAAAGCTGAACGGAGTAAGGATAAGCAAAATAGGTGAGCTTATAGGCAACCTAAACACTGTAATATTCTCTCCGGATCATATGAAAGTAATAAAAGAAGGACCCGTTGAAAGAAGAAGATTCATGGACATAATATTGTCTCAGGTCAAACCAGGGTATTATTATAATCTGGTTCAATATTTGAAGGTACTTGAGCAAAGAAATAATCTTCTAAATGAAGCGAGAAAGAATGGAAGCTTGCTTAAGACAATTGATATATGGAATGAGCAGTTGGCTGACTTTGGTACTAAGATAATTATGACAAGACATTATTTCGTTGATAAAATATGCAGCATGGCAGCAGAGACTCATGAAAGAATATCAAATGGTAAAGAGAAGCTGGAGCTTAAATATAAATCCTCTATAGATTATCTGGACTGTTCAGAAAATGAAATCAAAAAAGCCTTTATAGATGCACTGGAGAAGTCAGTCAGTATTGATTTAAAAAGAGGTGCTACTCATAAGGGGCCTCATAGGGATGAAATAATGTTCTATATAAATGAAAATGAGGTGAAAACCTATTCATCCCAAGGACAGCAGAGAACAGCCCTGCTTTCTCTGAAAATATCCGAGCTGAAATACATGGAAAACGAGACAGGAGAATTGCCTATACTCCTTTTGGATGATGTTTTTTCCGAACTTGATACAGAAAGGCAAAAATATTTGGTTGATTTTATAAAAAACATACAAACTATTATAACTTGTACAGATGTAGAGTATCTTGAAAAGCTCAAGCTTGAAGGTTCGAAGGTGTATGAAGTTGTTGATGGAATGGTAATAAAAGTATAA
- a CDS encoding extracellular matrix/biofilm biosynthesis regulator RemA family protein, producing the protein MFMHLGGDVVISLKDIISIMDIESSNTSSNTRDFLKTAEDEGFIRRISQDEAKSFVLAEKDKKTIIYLSPISSVTLYKRAGFIDDISLK; encoded by the coding sequence ATGTTTATGCATCTTGGCGGAGATGTTGTAATATCTCTAAAGGATATAATTTCAATAATGGATATAGAATCCAGCAATACATCCAGCAATACTAGGGATTTTCTAAAGACTGCTGAGGATGAGGGCTTCATAAGGAGAATATCACAGGATGAAGCTAAATCTTTTGTTTTGGCGGAAAAGGATAAAAAGACAATAATATATTTGTCTCCCATATCTTCTGTGACCTTATACAAAAGAGCCGGATTCATAGATGATATATCGTTGAAGTAA
- the gyrB gene encoding DNA topoisomerase (ATP-hydrolyzing) subunit B: MVEKKNTSAYEAEQIQVLEGLEAVRKRPGMYIGSTGAKGLHHLVWEVVDNSIDEALVGVCKNINVTIHSDNSISNEDDGRGFPVGIHPKLGKPAVEVALTVLHAGSKFGGGGYKVSGGLHGVGVSVVNALSEWLVVEVKRDGKVYQQRYERGTPVTELKVIGSSKNTGTTVTFKPDNQVFDELEYSFETLEHRLRELAFLNKGIKINLKDERDNTEKTFQYEGGIISFVKYLNKNREVLHKDPIYFEARKEDIDVEIALQYNDGYSESIFSFANNINTLEGGSHMTGFKNAVTKVINDYARKYKYLKENDVNLIGEDVREGMSCVVSIKLTDPQFEGQTKTKLGNPEVRGIVDSVVVEKFEAFLEENPQSAKIIMDKALTAARARDAAKKARELTRRKTVLESTTLPGKLADCSERDPKLCEIYIVEGDSAGGSAKQGRDRKYQAILPLRGKILNVEKARLDRILTSEMIRAMITAFGAGISDDFNIEKMRYGKIIMMTDADVDGAHIRTLLLTFFYRYMGPLVDAGCVYIAQPPLYKVRKKNKDYYAYNDKELENVFKEIGRDGSSIQRYKGLGEMNAEQLWDTTMNPETRILLQVTMEDAVAADEIFTILMGDKVEPRREFIEQNAKYVRNLDV; encoded by the coding sequence ATGGTAGAAAAAAAGAATACATCAGCATATGAAGCAGAGCAGATTCAAGTACTTGAGGGGTTAGAGGCCGTAAGAAAAAGGCCTGGAATGTATATAGGCAGCACTGGTGCTAAGGGTCTTCACCACCTGGTTTGGGAGGTAGTCGACAACAGTATAGATGAAGCATTGGTAGGCGTCTGCAAAAATATTAACGTAACAATTCATTCTGACAATTCAATAAGCAATGAAGACGATGGCAGAGGCTTCCCTGTAGGAATTCATCCAAAGCTTGGCAAGCCTGCAGTAGAAGTTGCTCTTACAGTTCTTCATGCAGGAAGTAAATTCGGAGGCGGAGGCTACAAGGTTTCTGGCGGATTGCACGGAGTTGGTGTTTCTGTAGTTAATGCTTTATCTGAATGGCTTGTGGTAGAAGTAAAGAGAGATGGAAAAGTATATCAGCAAAGGTATGAAAGAGGAACACCTGTTACTGAGCTGAAGGTTATAGGCTCAAGTAAAAATACAGGAACAACGGTAACTTTCAAACCGGATAATCAAGTATTTGATGAACTGGAGTATAGCTTTGAAACTTTAGAGCATAGACTCAGGGAGTTGGCATTCCTTAACAAGGGGATAAAGATAAACCTCAAGGATGAGAGGGATAATACTGAAAAGACCTTTCAATATGAGGGCGGAATAATATCCTTTGTGAAATATCTAAACAAAAATAGAGAGGTTCTTCATAAAGACCCAATATATTTTGAAGCCAGAAAAGAAGATATTGATGTTGAAATAGCACTTCAGTATAATGACGGGTATTCTGAAAGTATTTTCAGCTTTGCCAATAACATAAACACCTTAGAGGGTGGAAGTCATATGACTGGCTTTAAAAATGCAGTAACCAAAGTAATAAATGATTATGCCAGAAAGTACAAATATCTTAAAGAGAATGATGTAAACCTTATTGGAGAAGATGTAAGAGAAGGTATGTCTTGTGTTGTAAGCATAAAGCTCACTGATCCGCAGTTTGAGGGGCAGACTAAGACAAAGCTTGGAAACCCTGAAGTAAGGGGAATAGTTGATAGTGTAGTTGTAGAGAAATTTGAAGCATTTCTGGAAGAAAATCCTCAAAGTGCAAAGATAATAATGGATAAAGCGCTGACTGCTGCAAGAGCGAGGGATGCTGCAAAAAAAGCAAGAGAGCTTACAAGGAGAAAAACAGTACTTGAAAGCACTACTCTTCCTGGTAAATTGGCAGACTGCTCTGAGAGAGACCCTAAGCTTTGTGAAATATATATAGTTGAGGGTGACTCCGCAGGAGGCTCTGCTAAGCAGGGAAGAGATAGAAAGTATCAGGCAATACTTCCTTTGAGAGGTAAAATACTAAATGTAGAAAAGGCGCGACTTGATAGAATATTGACCAGTGAGATGATCAGAGCAATGATAACAGCTTTTGGAGCGGGTATCAGTGATGATTTTAATATAGAAAAAATGAGATACGGAAAGATAATAATGATGACTGATGCTGATGTAGACGGTGCGCACATAAGAACGTTACTTTTAACCTTCTTCTACAGATATATGGGTCCCTTGGTAGACGCCGGATGTGTTTATATTGCTCAGCCCCCTCTATACAAGGTTAGAAAGAAAAACAAGGATTATTATGCATATAACGATAAAGAGCTTGAAAATGTATTCAAGGAGATAGGAAGAGATGGATCAAGCATACAGAGATACAAGGGTCTTGGAGAGATGAATGCTGAGCAGCTATGGGATACTACAATGAATCCCGAGACTAGAATTTTGCTGCAGGTAACAATGGAGGATGCTGTTGCAGCTGATGAGATATTTACGATTCTAATGGGAGATAAGGTAGAGCCAAGAAGAGAATTTATAGAGCAAAACGCTAAATATGTTAGAAATCTTGATGTATAA
- a CDS encoding ATP-binding cassette domain-containing protein, which yields MQTKTSNSTGTDVILEVKELTKYYKCDDAEDNINSIIGFLKRKEDLGIKGVSFDICKGSIIGLRGKKKCGKSTLLKLIAGIIKPSSGNIFYKGLKMNSQQLREIVSYISKEQPSSQEYNCTLFENLIQYTCKEQKERCDVVDKAEKLINDFELEDYKYKEVIKLPSSVRSKMFIIRGFLSPKTIICFDHPLMFIEEKLQDTFKKHMNELVKAGKTIIISTDEENILESICNEIIILD from the coding sequence ATGCAAACCAAAACAAGTAATAGTACAGGCACAGATGTAATTCTTGAAGTCAAAGAACTGACAAAGTATTATAAATGTGATGATGCGGAAGATAATATAAATAGTATAATAGGCTTCCTGAAAAGAAAAGAGGATCTGGGTATAAAGGGAGTATCCTTTGATATTTGTAAAGGCAGTATTATTGGACTTAGAGGAAAGAAAAAGTGCGGAAAATCAACGCTGCTGAAGCTGATTGCAGGAATAATCAAACCATCTTCGGGCAACATTTTTTACAAGGGACTGAAAATGAACAGTCAACAGCTGAGAGAGATTGTATCATATATTTCAAAGGAACAGCCAAGCAGTCAGGAATACAATTGTACACTTTTTGAAAATTTAATTCAGTATACATGCAAAGAACAGAAGGAAAGATGTGACGTAGTTGACAAAGCAGAGAAGCTTATTAATGATTTTGAGCTTGAAGACTATAAGTATAAAGAGGTCATAAAGCTTCCCAGCTCTGTTCGCAGCAAAATGTTCATTATAAGGGGCTTCTTAAGTCCCAAAACAATAATATGTTTTGACCATCCGCTGATGTTTATAGAGGAAAAGCTGCAAGACACCTTTAAAAAACATATGAACGAGCTGGTGAAGGCAGGCAAGACGATTATAATATCAACGGATGAGGAAAATATATTAGAAAGCATATGTAATGAGATAATCATACTTGATTGA